In Pseudofrankia saprophytica, one genomic interval encodes:
- a CDS encoding cytochrome P450, translating into MVTVEVEDLPTIPMDDPAWWQDPYPVLRELRERHRLARTPQGLPALLRWDDAFETVRGTQFIQHGIEVLEARGFQPGDPLHTWGSSRIGVMEGEHHRRVRSLAAWALSKRKTDDLRPLIRHHAHALLDAKLGVREIEGRLDYAYLLPRLVMMDFLGVDEDELGNTMNPAGGSTVIDAFGPGEMTEQTRAMVNTYIQAAMDHTAMLYDRRRQQPRDDLLTHLVQAQNEEGRLTEGELITLFSSIFGSGTSTASIIASGMAELARHPEQAQLLRSNPDAWKKGASEESLRYRPAINAIGQKAANHTHAFDRDFAAGTHITVVVGAVNRDPRHWGDDAEHFDIRRDPQNASLSFGIGPHVCLGHAMSRATIEEALAVFVERCDEIELLQEPRWIPFVQENKVENLRLGILVKERAAGGTSPIAGDRA; encoded by the coding sequence ATGGTGACGGTCGAGGTCGAGGACCTGCCGACGATTCCGATGGACGACCCGGCGTGGTGGCAGGACCCGTACCCGGTGCTGCGCGAGCTTCGCGAGCGGCACCGGTTAGCCAGAACGCCCCAGGGCCTGCCCGCCTTGCTGCGCTGGGATGACGCGTTCGAGACCGTGCGGGGCACGCAGTTCATCCAGCACGGCATCGAGGTGCTCGAGGCGCGTGGGTTCCAGCCGGGAGATCCGTTACACACCTGGGGCAGCAGCCGCATCGGCGTGATGGAAGGCGAACACCACCGCCGCGTCCGATCACTGGCGGCGTGGGCGCTGTCGAAGCGGAAGACGGACGACCTGCGGCCCCTCATCCGCCACCACGCCCACGCGCTGCTCGACGCCAAGCTGGGCGTCCGCGAGATCGAAGGACGACTCGACTACGCCTACCTGCTGCCTCGTCTCGTGATGATGGACTTCCTTGGTGTTGACGAGGACGAGCTTGGCAACACCATGAACCCTGCCGGCGGCTCCACGGTGATCGACGCCTTCGGACCGGGCGAGATGACCGAACAAACCAGGGCAATGGTCAACACGTACATCCAGGCGGCCATGGATCACACGGCGATGCTCTACGACCGGCGCCGTCAGCAACCACGCGATGACCTACTCACCCACCTCGTCCAAGCTCAGAACGAAGAAGGCCGACTCACCGAGGGCGAACTGATCACCCTCTTCTCGTCCATCTTCGGCTCCGGGACAAGCACGGCGAGCATCATCGCCAGCGGGATGGCGGAGCTCGCTCGCCATCCCGAGCAGGCCCAGCTGTTGCGCAGCAACCCCGACGCGTGGAAGAAGGGCGCCAGCGAGGAGTCGCTGCGCTACCGACCCGCGATCAACGCCATCGGCCAAAAGGCCGCAAACCACACCCACGCCTTCGACAGGGACTTCGCCGCCGGCACTCACATCACCGTCGTCGTGGGCGCCGTGAACCGCGACCCGCGCCACTGGGGCGACGACGCCGAACACTTCGACATTCGACGCGACCCCCAAAACGCCTCCTTGAGCTTCGGCATCGGCCCCCACGTCTGTCTCGGCCACGCCATGTCCCGAGCGACCATCGAAGAGGCGCTCGCCGTCTTCGTCGAACGATGCGACGAGATCGAGCTCCTCCAGGAACCACGATGGATTCCCTTCGTCCAGGAAAACAAGGTCGAGAACCTGCGACTGGGCATACTGGTCAAGGAACGCGCAGCCGGCGGAACCTCGCCGATTGCCGGTGACCGGGCTTGA